Proteins encoded together in one Bos indicus isolate NIAB-ARS_2022 breed Sahiwal x Tharparkar chromosome 25, NIAB-ARS_B.indTharparkar_mat_pri_1.0, whole genome shotgun sequence window:
- the PVRIG gene encoding transmembrane protein PVRIG, which produces MDRPRALGLLWVLLTLCLTTGTPEVWLQVQREATEASFTVRCGFLGSGSISLVTVSYGGPDSAGGTTLAVLHPTLGTKNWTAACRARWETSTSISLTLERAPTAARDSSPNTTFCCKFTSFPEGSQEACGKLSASTDQELPAPSPASVLRADLAGILGVSGVLLSGCIYLLYLLRRQRHWSVMKLQPPRHGSPQTDGRTSAAGQASLTSFHVPYATAATTSNYFSPATLHPVPPPQPLPGWVPPLTHAARRPQSPGPWAPPPASARSSFVSVENRLYAQTEKRPLHAGADHISLPDRLGRKAALGPSGVR; this is translated from the exons ATGGACAGGCCCCGGGCCCTGGGCCTGCTCTGGGTGCTGCTGACTCTCTGCCTCACTACTG GGACTCCGGAGGTGTGGCTGCAGGTTCAGAGGGAGGCCACTGAGGCCTCCTTCACCGTCCGCTGTGGATTCCTGGGCTCGGGCTCCATCTCCCTGGTGACTGTGAGCTATGGGGGCCCCGACAGTGCTGGGGGGACCACGCTGGCTGTGCTGCACCCCACACTCGGCACCAAGAACTGGACAGCTGCCTGCCGGGCCCGCTGGGAAACCAGTACCAGCATCTCCCTCACCTTGGAAAGGGCTCCCACCGCAGCAAGGGACTCCAGTCCCAACACCACCTTCTGCTGCAAGTTCACGTCCTTCCCTGAGGGCTCCCAGGAGGCCTGTGGGAAACTGTCCGCCAGCACAGACCAAG AGCTCCCTGCTCCCAGTCCAGCCTCCGTGCTGCGGGCCGACCTGGCCGGGATCCTGGGGGTCTCGGGGGTCCTCCTCTCTGGCTGCATCTACCTTCTCTACCTCCTGCGTCGGCAGAGGCACTG GTCCGTCATGAAGCTTCAGCCGCCGAGACACGGCAGTCCCCAGACAGACGGGAGAACCAGT GCAGCCGGCCAAGCCTCCCTGACCTCCTTCCACGTTCCCTACGCCACCGCCGCCACGACCTCCAACTACTTCAGCCCGGCAACCCTGCACCcggtccccccaccccagccactgCCCGGGTGGGTGCCGCCCCTCACCCACGCCGCGCGCCGACCCCAGAGCCCCGGCCCCTGGGCGCCCCCGCCGGCCTCCGCACGCAGCAGCTTCGTCTCGGTGGAGAACCGACTCTACGCTCAGACAGAAAAGCGGCCGCTCCACGCCGGCGCCGACCACATCTCGCTCCCGGACCGTCTGGGGCGCAAAGCCGCTTTGGGGCCTTCAGGAGTGCGATGA